In Fundulus heteroclitus isolate FHET01 unplaced genomic scaffold, MU-UCD_Fhet_4.1 scaffold_37, whole genome shotgun sequence, the following are encoded in one genomic region:
- the calhm3 gene encoding calcium homeostasis modulator protein 3 — protein sequence MERMKLVLQYFQSNSESISNGICIILALVSVKLYTSFDFNCPCLPQYNKLYSLGVMIVPPIILFFLGVLVNRHTGVMMDEWTRPVGNRSKNPAVVKYLFSAMLQRALLAPMVWILVTLLDGKIFICAFSATVDPGLFSGVPNNTGLDIIKIMAKVPCKEDVIFRNSSFRKAVSRYVRCYSQAIGWSILLFLIILGAMGRLIKPFFDDHATFLQTRYWSNYLDVEQKLFDETCVLHARDFARKCVVLFFEDMTEDSILRLPHPPFITNGSESWEDEEERLHGVTKQEKVDQLLNKWYYSKPELDVTRKAHKPRPCVTWEDREGRTLYSDV from the exons ATGGAGCGTATGAAGTTGGTCCTGCAGTACTTCCAGTCCAACTCAGAGTCCATCTCTAATGGAATCTGCATCATCCTGGCTCTGGTCAGCGTCAAGCTCTACACCAGCTTTGACTTCAACTGCCCGTGCCTTCCTCAGTACAACAAACTGTACTCTCTAGGAGTGATGATAGTCCCAcccatcattctcttctttttGGGGGTCCTCGTCAATCGACATACAGGCGTCATGATGGACGAGTGGACGAGACCAGTTGGGAATCGATCCAAAAATCCTGCTGTTGTTAA ATACCTGTTTTCTGCCATGCTCCAGAGGGCCCTGCTCGCTCCGATGGTCTGGATTCTGGTCACTTTGTTGGATGGCAAAATTTTCATCTGTGCTTTCAGTGCAACTGTAGACCCTGGGCTTTTCTCAG GTGTGCCCAACAACACAGGTCTGGATATAATTAAAATCATGGCCAAGGTGCCCTGCAAAGAGGATGTTATTTTCCGGAACAGCTCTTTCCGCAAAGCAGTCTCCCGATATGTTCGCTGTTATTCTCAG GCGATTGGCTGGTCCATCCTCCTGTTCCTGATCATCCTGGGAGCAATGGGACGGCTCATCAAGCCCTTTTTCGATGACCACGCCACCTTCTTGCAGACACGATACTGGAGCAACTACCTCGATGTGGAGCAGAAGCTTTTCGATGAAACCTGTGTTCTGCACGCCCGTGACTTTGCCCGGAAATGTGTGGTGCTGTTCTTTGAGGACATGACAGAAGACTCCATACTTCGTCTTCCACATCCGCCCTTCATCACCAACGGCAGTGAGAGCTGGGAAGATGAAGAGGAGAGACTTCACGGGGTAACAAAGCAGGAGAAGGTGGACCAGTTGCTCAACAAGTGGTATTACAGTAAACCAGAACTGGATGTGACCAGGAAGGCACACAAACCCAGGCCATGTGTAACCTGGGAGGACCGAGAAGGGAGGACTTTATACTCAGATGTTTAA